One window of the Klebsiella sp. WP3-W18-ESBL-02 genome contains the following:
- a CDS encoding MFS transporter encodes MAPPRRDPYAPRDWAPHERPAILGSPSTPIHSTPRRIAYGIVGLLVCLTGALGNAVVTANLQNLQGSFSAWSNEIAWLPAVYVMTNVSINLLLVKFRQQFGLRAFTEGFLVLYVLVTFFHLFVNDLSSALMVRAAHGMVAAALSSLGIYYQVQAWPAKHRLKALTIGITGSSLAIPLARLFSTELLQIDEWRGLYFFELGLALVSLACVIALKLPPSDRKKVFEKKDFITFLLLAPGMALVCAVLSLGRLDWWFEAPWIGWSLAGAIVLIVSAIAFEHNRSNPLLNTRWLSSGSILRLGLIMVLIRIVLAEQNTGVIGWLQYVGLQNEQMTKLAWSIFAGIVCGIVASCLTLNPRRLYWPTATALALIMAASLLDSQSNSLTRPDQLMLSQFLLGFGSAFFLAPAMLAGIGGVVADQRNLVSFSVLFGMSQNVGGLLGSAILGTFQTWREKFHSSQLADQLTTLNPIINERLQQYAQQYQSQIGDSALLNVQASSLLQTASTLEANILAYNDTYMLTAAISAATLLWVFWRLLRLKITAHIALKRATGSKLP; translated from the coding sequence ATGGCTCCTCCGCGCCGCGATCCCTACGCCCCTCGCGACTGGGCACCGCACGAAAGACCGGCCATTCTCGGTTCCCCCTCAACCCCAATTCACAGCACGCCCAGGCGTATTGCCTACGGCATCGTTGGCCTGCTGGTGTGCCTGACCGGTGCGTTGGGAAATGCGGTCGTCACCGCTAATTTGCAGAATTTACAGGGCTCGTTCTCCGCCTGGTCAAACGAAATCGCCTGGCTACCGGCGGTGTACGTGATGACCAACGTCTCCATTAATCTTCTGCTGGTGAAGTTCCGCCAGCAGTTTGGCCTGCGGGCGTTCACCGAAGGCTTTCTGGTGCTGTATGTACTGGTCACCTTTTTCCATTTATTCGTTAACGATCTCAGCTCCGCGCTGATGGTGCGAGCCGCACACGGCATGGTGGCTGCCGCGCTTAGCTCGTTAGGTATTTACTATCAGGTGCAGGCATGGCCGGCAAAGCATCGCCTGAAGGCGTTGACGATCGGCATTACCGGTTCGTCGCTGGCGATCCCCCTCGCCCGGCTGTTCTCAACCGAACTGCTACAAATTGACGAATGGCGCGGGCTGTATTTCTTTGAACTGGGTCTGGCGCTGGTCTCGCTGGCCTGCGTGATTGCCCTGAAGCTGCCGCCCAGCGATCGTAAAAAGGTCTTTGAGAAAAAAGACTTCATTACCTTTCTGCTGCTGGCCCCCGGAATGGCGCTGGTCTGCGCGGTGCTCTCACTTGGCCGCCTCGACTGGTGGTTTGAAGCGCCGTGGATCGGCTGGTCGCTGGCTGGCGCTATCGTCCTTATCGTCAGCGCCATTGCGTTCGAACACAACCGCAGTAATCCGCTGCTGAATACGCGCTGGCTCTCCAGCGGCAGTATTCTGCGTCTGGGGCTGATTATGGTGCTCATCCGTATTGTGCTGGCAGAGCAAAACACCGGCGTCATCGGCTGGCTCCAGTATGTTGGCTTGCAAAACGAACAGATGACCAAGCTGGCCTGGTCGATTTTCGCCGGTATCGTCTGCGGCATTGTCGCCAGTTGCCTGACGCTCAACCCGCGCCGCCTCTACTGGCCAACCGCCACCGCGCTGGCGCTTATCATGGCGGCTTCGCTGCTCGACAGCCAATCCAACAGCCTGACCCGGCCGGATCAACTGATGCTCAGCCAGTTCCTGCTCGGCTTCGGCAGCGCGTTTTTCCTTGCCCCGGCCATGCTGGCGGGCATCGGCGGCGTGGTGGCTGACCAGCGCAATCTGGTCAGTTTCTCGGTGCTGTTCGGCATGAGTCAAAACGTTGGCGGCCTGCTGGGCTCGGCTATTCTCGGCACATTCCAGACCTGGCGTGAAAAATTTCACTCCAGTCAGCTTGCCGATCAGTTAACCACGCTGAACCCGATTATTAACGAACGTTTGCAGCAGTATGCCCAGCAGTATCAAAGCCAGATAGGCGACAGCGCACTGCTTAACGTACAGGCCAGCTCACTGCTACAAACCGCCTCAACGCTGGAGGCCAATATCCTCGCCTACAATGACACCTATATGCTGACGGCCGCCATTTCCGCCGCCACATTATTGTGGGTGTTCTGGCGTTTGCTAAGACTGAAAATCACTGCCCATATCGCGCTCAAGCGCGCCACGGGCAGCAAGTTACCTTAA
- a CDS encoding O-methyltransferase, translated as MQKRWTDVDNYLIEKLIGEDAILSQVLENNLRAGLPAHDVAANQGQLLALFVRMSGAKKILEIGTLGAYSAIWMARELPASGHLITLEADPNHARIARQNIALAGLNDRVTLHEGPALDSLAMLGDAAPFDLIFIDADKPNNPYYLQWALKYSRPGTLIIGDNVVRDGEVTDPDSTDERVQGVRRFIDMIHNNPRLTSTALQTVGIKGWDGFTLTWVNA; from the coding sequence ATGCAAAAACGGTGGACCGATGTTGATAACTATCTGATTGAAAAACTGATTGGCGAAGATGCCATCCTGTCTCAGGTGCTGGAAAATAACCTCCGCGCGGGGCTGCCCGCCCACGACGTCGCCGCCAATCAGGGGCAGCTGCTAGCGCTGTTTGTACGGATGTCAGGCGCGAAAAAAATACTGGAAATCGGCACGCTCGGTGCTTATAGCGCTATCTGGATGGCGCGTGAACTGCCCGCCAGTGGGCATCTGATAACGCTGGAAGCTGACCCGAACCACGCCCGAATCGCGCGGCAAAACATTGCGCTGGCAGGTCTTAACGATCGCGTGACGCTGCATGAAGGCCCGGCGCTGGATTCACTGGCCATGCTCGGCGATGCCGCGCCGTTCGATCTGATTTTCATCGACGCGGACAAACCCAATAATCCTTATTACCTGCAATGGGCGCTGAAATATTCACGCCCGGGTACGTTGATTATTGGCGACAACGTCGTGCGCGACGGTGAGGTGACGGATCCTGACAGCACCGACGAACGCGTGCAGGGCGTACGCCGGTTCATTGACATGATACATAACAACCCGCGCTTAACGTCAACGGCGTTGCAAACCGTAGGGATAAAGGGCTGGGACGGGTTTACGCTCACCTGGGTCAACGCATGA
- a CDS encoding MarR family winged helix-turn-helix transcriptional regulator, with the protein MDNRQLNFSHLLYLTAHHWRLAVDRRLKALGMSQASWVAVASIARNERPLSQTELAQELGVETATVVPLINRLVAQGLVERVLTEQDKRKRLLIATEQGLALYHQVKAVADALREEILTVLTPQEQAQTYDVLLKLLREVEKK; encoded by the coding sequence ATGGATAACCGCCAGCTGAATTTCTCCCATCTGCTCTATTTGACCGCTCACCACTGGCGGCTTGCCGTCGACCGTCGGCTGAAAGCGCTCGGCATGAGCCAGGCCAGTTGGGTTGCCGTTGCCAGCATAGCCCGTAATGAACGGCCGCTCTCGCAAACGGAACTAGCGCAAGAGCTCGGCGTGGAAACGGCTACCGTGGTGCCGCTCATTAACCGATTGGTCGCCCAGGGGCTGGTCGAACGCGTCCTCACCGAGCAGGACAAACGCAAACGCCTGCTGATTGCGACCGAGCAAGGGCTCGCGCTGTATCACCAGGTCAAAGCCGTCGCGGATGCGTTACGAGAAGAAATTCTGACCGTTCTCACGCCGCAAGAGCAGGCACAGACGTACGATGTGCTGCTCAAGCTGCTGCGTGAAGTGGAGAAGAAATAA
- a CDS encoding efflux transporter outer membrane subunit, protein MIRPAVVALALALVGCQSADVQQAQPTLAIPTAWRADIGPASAVEGVWWRHFHDDALNQYVDLALRHNSDVLIARERVNEYQARAYAADSSLFPSLDASLGGTRARAQSAATGLPVHSTVYKGGLTASYDVDLWGVNRRAADAAQASLEAQKAAAAAADLTVATAVASGYLSLLSLDEQLRVTEQTLKSREDAWTLAKRQFETGYTSRLELMQADSELRATRAQVPVLRHQIAQQENALSVLLGKNPGDVMRHEFAQLTPLVLPSQLPSSLLNRRPDIVQAQRQLLAADATLASSKAQLLPSINLTATGSLQDRTLPDLLDNPLRLWSLGGSILAPLLNRQVLNAQVDVSMAQRNQALYGYEKTVRNAFKEVNDSLDAIARYGEQLSELQGQETVAQETLRIAQNRYRNGYSSYLDVLDAQRTLFSTQLSEVQVKNNLLLAQIDLYRSLGGGWSSSSG, encoded by the coding sequence ATGATCCGGCCAGCGGTCGTTGCATTAGCGCTCGCCTTAGTGGGCTGCCAGTCGGCAGACGTTCAGCAGGCGCAGCCAACGCTGGCAATCCCTACGGCCTGGCGCGCTGATATCGGCCCCGCCAGCGCCGTCGAAGGTGTCTGGTGGCGTCACTTCCATGACGACGCGCTGAACCAGTACGTTGACCTGGCGTTGCGCCATAACAGCGATGTGCTCATCGCCCGCGAACGAGTCAATGAATATCAGGCCCGCGCCTACGCTGCCGACAGCAGCCTGTTCCCGTCGCTTGATGCCAGCCTGGGCGGTACCCGCGCCCGCGCGCAGTCGGCTGCGACCGGGCTGCCGGTCCACAGCACGGTGTACAAAGGCGGACTGACCGCCAGCTACGACGTCGATTTATGGGGCGTAAACCGTCGCGCCGCCGATGCCGCGCAGGCGAGCCTGGAGGCGCAAAAAGCCGCCGCTGCCGCGGCGGATCTGACAGTGGCCACCGCCGTCGCTTCCGGTTATCTCTCACTACTTTCGCTGGACGAGCAGCTACGGGTCACCGAACAAACGCTGAAATCACGTGAAGACGCCTGGACTCTGGCAAAGCGGCAGTTTGAAACCGGCTATACCTCGCGGCTCGAACTGATGCAGGCCGATTCAGAACTGCGTGCGACGCGCGCTCAGGTGCCAGTGTTACGTCATCAGATTGCTCAGCAGGAGAATGCCCTGAGCGTGCTGCTGGGTAAAAACCCCGGCGACGTTATGCGTCATGAGTTTGCCCAGTTGACGCCGCTGGTGTTACCTTCTCAGCTACCATCATCGCTGCTCAACCGGCGCCCGGATATCGTTCAGGCACAGCGCCAACTGCTGGCCGCCGATGCCACGCTGGCGTCTTCAAAAGCACAGCTGCTGCCGTCCATCAACCTGACCGCTACCGGCAGCTTACAGGACCGCACCCTGCCCGATTTGCTGGATAACCCGCTGCGGCTGTGGAGCCTCGGCGGTAGTATTCTGGCTCCGCTGTTGAATCGGCAGGTGTTAAACGCCCAGGTCGATGTTTCGATGGCCCAGCGCAATCAGGCGCTGTACGGCTATGAGAAAACCGTGCGCAACGCCTTTAAAGAGGTGAATGATAGTCTTGATGCTATCGCCCGCTACGGCGAACAGCTCAGCGAACTCCAGGGGCAAGAGACGGTGGCACAGGAAACGCTGCGCATTGCGCAAAACCGCTATCGGAACGGCTACTCCTCCTACCTTGACGTACTGGACGCGCAGCGCACCCTGTTCTCGACGCAGCTTAGCGAAGTACAGGTGAAAAATAATCTGCTGCTGGCGCAGATCGATCTTTACCGGTCGCTGGGAGGCGGCTGGTCTTCATCGTCAGGCTGA
- a CDS encoding HlyD family secretion protein produces the protein MSQQDAARQQANTRNNIRVVSIFTAAAIGLVGVLVVLYAWQLPPFTRHSQFTDNAYVRGLTTFISPQVSGYVTQVNVQDFNRVKRGQVLFQIDDRIYKQRVHQAQAQLAMKEAALKNNLQQRKSAEAVITRNDAALQNARAQNLKSQADLARVQELTADGSLSVRERDAARASAAQSAADIEQAKATLEMSRQDLQSTIVNRASLEADVANAKAALELAEIDLQNTRIIAPTDGQLGQVAVRLGAYVTAGTHLAPLVPPQHWVIANLKETQLASVRVGQAVTFSVDALNSEKFHGTVQSISPATGVEFSAISPDNATGNFVKIAQRIPVRIAVNTGQKNLERLRPGMSVQVTIDTHAEADK, from the coding sequence ATGAGTCAGCAGGATGCCGCCAGGCAGCAGGCCAACACCCGCAACAACATCCGCGTGGTGTCCATTTTTACCGCTGCGGCCATTGGCCTTGTCGGCGTACTGGTCGTCCTGTACGCCTGGCAACTGCCGCCCTTCACCCGCCACAGCCAGTTTACCGATAACGCCTACGTACGCGGCCTGACGACCTTTATCAGCCCGCAGGTCAGCGGCTACGTGACCCAGGTCAACGTGCAGGATTTTAACCGCGTCAAACGGGGGCAAGTCCTCTTTCAGATTGACGATCGCATCTATAAGCAGCGAGTTCACCAGGCGCAGGCGCAGCTGGCGATGAAAGAGGCCGCGCTGAAAAATAACCTCCAGCAGCGAAAAAGCGCCGAAGCGGTGATTACCCGCAACGACGCGGCGCTGCAAAACGCCCGCGCGCAGAATCTCAAATCACAGGCCGACTTAGCGCGCGTGCAGGAGCTGACCGCCGACGGTTCGCTGTCGGTACGCGAACGTGACGCCGCACGCGCCAGCGCCGCGCAGAGCGCGGCCGATATTGAGCAGGCGAAGGCCACGCTGGAAATGTCGCGCCAGGATTTACAGTCGACCATCGTCAATCGCGCATCGCTTGAGGCCGACGTGGCGAACGCTAAAGCGGCGCTGGAACTGGCGGAGATCGATCTACAGAATACGCGTATCATCGCGCCTACCGACGGTCAGTTAGGACAAGTGGCCGTGCGCCTCGGCGCGTACGTCACGGCAGGTACCCACCTTGCCCCGCTGGTACCACCGCAGCACTGGGTCATCGCCAACCTGAAAGAGACGCAGCTGGCAAGCGTGCGCGTCGGCCAGGCCGTAACCTTTAGCGTCGATGCGCTGAACAGCGAAAAATTCCACGGCACCGTACAAAGTATTTCGCCCGCCACCGGGGTTGAGTTCAGCGCCATCTCGCCGGACAACGCTACCGGTAACTTCGTCAAGATCGCCCAGCGTATTCCCGTGCGTATTGCCGTGAACACGGGGCAGAAAAATCTCGAGCGTCTGCGTCCGGGGATGTCGGTGCAAGTGACGATTGATACGCATGCGGAGGCGGATAAATGA
- a CDS encoding MFS transporter: MTIQESSTTILKKNKRVLIASLTGSSIEWFDYFLYGTAAALVFNKIFFPMVDPVIGLILSYLSFSLTFFIRPIGGVIFAHIGDRIGRKKTLVLTLSLMGSATVMIGLLPTYDQIGIWAPILLILMRIIQGMGIGGEWGGALLLAYEYAPEKRKGFFGSIPQAGVTIGMLMATFIVSLMTLFSEEQFLSWGWRIPFLMSAVLVLIGLWIRKDIDETPEFKKVKASGNVAKAPLRETLTHHWREVVIAAGLKVVETAPFYIFSTFVVSYATTTLTYQKSQVLEAVTLGALVSTVMIPLMGLLSDKIGRQRMYAISVVLLGLFIVPWFLLLNTGTTWGIIVATVITFGVLWSPITAVLGTLCSEIFSANVRYTGITLGYQIGAALAGGTAPLIATGLLAKYNGDWVPVAWYLGATVAISLTAIFFASRRKRQSKTVNAQTSQI, translated from the coding sequence ATGACAATACAAGAAAGCAGCACCACAATCCTGAAAAAGAATAAAAGGGTTTTGATTGCTAGCCTGACGGGCAGTTCCATTGAATGGTTTGATTATTTTCTTTACGGCACGGCTGCCGCATTGGTGTTCAACAAGATCTTTTTCCCGATGGTTGACCCGGTCATTGGCCTGATTCTCTCGTATCTCTCTTTCTCCCTGACGTTCTTTATTCGCCCGATCGGCGGCGTGATTTTTGCCCACATTGGCGACCGTATTGGCCGTAAAAAAACGCTGGTGTTAACCCTGTCGCTAATGGGCAGCGCAACCGTGATGATAGGCCTGCTGCCCACCTACGATCAGATTGGTATCTGGGCACCTATTCTGCTGATTCTGATGCGTATCATTCAGGGGATGGGCATTGGCGGCGAATGGGGCGGCGCGCTGCTGCTGGCCTACGAATACGCGCCGGAAAAACGTAAAGGTTTCTTCGGTAGTATTCCGCAGGCGGGCGTCACCATCGGTATGCTGATGGCAACGTTTATCGTCTCGCTAATGACGCTGTTCAGCGAAGAACAGTTCCTCTCCTGGGGATGGCGTATCCCATTCCTGATGAGCGCGGTACTGGTACTGATTGGCCTGTGGATCCGTAAAGATATCGATGAAACGCCGGAGTTCAAAAAAGTGAAAGCCTCCGGTAACGTCGCCAAAGCGCCGCTGCGCGAGACCTTAACTCATCACTGGCGTGAAGTGGTTATTGCCGCCGGGCTCAAGGTGGTAGAGACCGCGCCGTTCTATATTTTCTCAACCTTCGTTGTCAGCTATGCCACCACCACCTTGACCTACCAAAAATCACAGGTGCTGGAAGCGGTGACCCTCGGAGCCCTGGTCTCCACGGTCATGATTCCGCTGATGGGCCTGCTTTCCGATAAAATCGGCCGTCAGCGAATGTATGCTATCAGCGTCGTGCTGCTGGGCCTGTTTATCGTGCCATGGTTTTTGCTGCTCAATACCGGCACCACCTGGGGGATTATCGTGGCAACGGTGATCACCTTTGGGGTGCTGTGGTCGCCGATCACCGCCGTACTGGGTACGCTGTGTTCGGAGATTTTCAGCGCTAACGTCCGCTATACGGGCATTACGCTCGGTTATCAAATTGGCGCTGCGCTGGCCGGCGGTACCGCGCCGTTAATCGCCACCGGTTTGCTGGCGAAATACAACGGCGATTGGGTGCCGGTTGCCTGGTATCTGGGTGCGACCGTGGCTATCTCGCTGACGGCGATTTTCTTCGCCAGCCGTCGTAAACGCCAATCCAAAACGGTTAACGCACAAACCAGTCAAATCTAA